Within the Syntrophobacterales bacterium genome, the region AGCTCTGAATATTGAAAGTGGCGGTGATCCCATTGGCCACCCCCGTCCCGACCTGGTACCCGGCAAGAGACACGCTGGTGCTTCCCGGCTCCGGGGTTGTTGTATAGGCGCCGTTCACATTTCCCGACGCCCAGAGCTGGGGCCGGCCTCCCGTGGAGGCGGCAAGGAACGTGGCGTTGACAATTCCCCTGCTGGCATCGCTTACGCCCATATCTATTACACTTCCCTGCCCCCGCAGATCCGTCGTCCCCACGGTGAAAGCGGGGATTTTCGTTGCATCATAAAATGCCTGTTTCTGCGCGTCATTCATGCTGCTGACCTTAGTGAGGAAGGCCTTCGTTTCCATCCCCGTCAGCAGGGCGGCCGCCCGCCAGGTCGCGGTCACGGGGTCGAAAGAGCCCTTCACGACACCGCCGGCGATGCTGGTGAACCCGCCATTCCCCTCGTCCGGAACGATCCGGGCCGCGGCAGTGGTCGCGGTGAATAGTTTATTCGCCTCATCCACCCCGGTAATCTCCGTAACGTCATATCTGAAGCCATCAGCCTGATTGAACCTGGCCCCCGCCTCGGGCGGAACAACGCTCTTGTAGCCGCCGCCGGTCAGCTCGGCCACCACCGTCAGGTCAGACAAATCCGCAATCCTCATCTCTCTGGCATGCCTCTCCCATAACTTCCAATACCCATTTGTCATCTTCTCGGTAATCTCTGCCGATAAGTTGGAGTTGTCAAACATCCCGATGGCGTTGTCGCTCAACACCGGATCCGCGGTGAAACTAAGCCCGCTGAAAAGGGAATAGGCCTGCAGTTTTGTTTTCGGGGCAAGCTCCCACATGCCATTGACGTCGGCTACCCCCATGTAGTCAAGGTTGGGGTGGGGATAGAGGTTTGCCATTGCGCCGCTCCCGACAGAGAGAACCCCCAGTTCATATTTCCCGTCGTCGGGATTCTTTTTCCAGTACAACCCGCCCATGTTGCCGGCGAGCGACGTCGGCACACCATCGGCATCGAAAAGATTGACGCCGCTGAAGAAGAGGACATTGCCATTGGTTGCGACTGTTTCATCTATCATATTTTTCCCATTAAACCTGGCAAGGAAAAGGGGAAACTTCTCTGAATTGCCGTAGATTCCGATCCCGGCCAAGGTTACTGCCGGATAATTTCCGAGGGCGGCGTCGAAGGACCCGAACAGCGTATCCGTCCCGCCGATCAGACCCTGTAAAAATCCCTGGCTCATCAATTGCCCGCCGTAGGTGAGTGAATCCAAAGGAGGATCTTCGGGATACCCGGGATACCGGTATTGCCAAAAGGCGGAGGACCAACTGTCTTCCTCGCCGCCAAAGGCCAGCGGCGTTCCGCTCCAGCTCCCGAGAGAAACCGCCTGCCAGGTGTCATCCGCCGTGTTGTAAGTCCCCAGCAGATCGCCGGTTATGCCTGTGCCGAAAAGTGCGCCCGCCGTCACAGACGCGTTGCCCATCTTGGTCCGGGTGATAAATCTGCCGTTTACCGTCCCCGTCAGTTTGTTCCCCTCCGCCTTGCCGTCCGTAATCTCGGCCAGCCAGTAACCTTCGTCAGGATCGTGGACGCCATTCTTGCTCTCACTTTCAAGAGTGGCGTTCAAAGGATCTTCCGCTGTCCTTATAGAGGACAATCCCGCGTCAGGAAACCCTGTGCCCGTAACAACTTCTGTCGGATAATAGTCGATACCTCCGATCTCGGGCACTTCGCCATAGGTGTAATAGATCTTCATGTAAGAGCCATCGTGATTGTAGGTAATCTCATAACTTGTGATCGCTGGATCAGGTATCATGTAGGCAACATGCCCTGAACGGTTGTCTGTATAATAATTGTAGGAGTAGGATCCGCCGTCCGTGTAACCGTAACTGCCATAATAATTATTGGCAGCATTGTAGGCCCCGAAATTCCCCCGGCCGCCCGCCTTTGCCGCCCACGCTGTCCACGCGGCCGGCGCTTCCAAGAGACCGCTCATCCCCAAACCGTAGATCCCCCACGGCTCCGCCCTGTTCATCTCATGGTTCACCAGCGACATCGTCTGGAAACCGCTCTCATAGCTGTAATTGCTGTCGCTGACGATCTTGCCGCCCGTATCGAAGGCCCCCGCGAGCCCGATATCGTAATAAGAATAATAACCGCTCTCAGTCAAATGGCTGACCATCTCCCCGGGAGCAATTCCCGGATCGGCTGTCATCTGCGTCGGATAGGCGCTGCCATCCATCGCCAACATGCCGATCTCCGGATAGGCAGTGCCGGCAAGCGCCCCCTTTAAATAACCCGCATTGCCCGCCGGGTCTATGTAAAGCGCAACCAGTCGGGCATCCATCGCCCTGTTAATCTCGGTGCCCGCCAAGTAGCCTGTGTAGGCTCCCCCGTCATAAGTGACGCCGCTGTCATTCATGTAATTGCGGCTGGCTATGTTGCCGTAGCCGTAACCGCCGCCCCAAATGTGCGGCAGAGCGCTTGCCGAGGAATATGTCCCCATCATCGTGAGCTTCGCCGGTGTTGCCTGCGCGGCAGTCCAAAGCGTATCGGTTCCACCCAGGAGGGCAGTCAAACTGCCGTCATTATATTGGTATGGATAATTGTTGCTCGATGCTGAAGCATAATTGGCATCCGCCGCCGCAGCAATGAAGGAAATGTCTGTGCCCTGGGTCAATGTCCCAGTTTCCGTACCCGTCGCAGTATAACCGGAAGCAATGCTATAACTATATAGCGTTTTTGTCCAGGTACCATCCTGATTGTAAGTAACGTCATAGCTTGTTATCCCTGGATCGGGTCTCCGGTAGTAAATATGTCCGTAATGATTATCGGTGTAGTAATCGTAAGAGTAATAACCATTATCCTCATACGAATAGCTGCCCGTATAATGCCTTGTCTGTGCCATCAGCCCGGAATAAAAATCACTGACATGGCTCAGTTCCGTCCCCGTCCAGGTCCCCAGGGAAACCGCTTCCCAGGTGTTGTCCCCCGTGTTGTAGGCGCCAAGCAGATCGCCGGCCATTGTTCCTGCCTTTGCATGAGTGAGGAATCTTCCGTCCACTGCACCGGAAATTTTGCCATCCGCCCAGGCGCCGTCATTAATTGTTGAAAGGGAGTAGCCCCAATCTCCATCAAGCAAGGGATAGGTTGTCCCCGCGGAAGTGTACGGATAGGCGCCAAACGCCCCCTCGCCTCCCATGCGCGCCCCCCAAACTGCCGCAGGGGTTTCATAGCTGCCATAGAGGGTCAGTCCGTAGATGCCCCAGTTCTGGGCCACGTTCGTTGTCCAGTTGGCGATGGCAAATGTTTCGGAATAATTATTACTGGCCGTCAGAGAACCAACGTAGGCGGAACCGTCTTGAAAAATTCCCCCCAAGGATGCATTCATGTATCCCCAATACTTGCTGTTCATCAATTCAGATGCTGCCACCCCGACTTCGGCAGCCGGCTTGATCTGCTCGCGTGCGAGAGAACCATCCATTGCAAACATGCCTATCGCCGGATAGGCGTTCCCTGTCATATTTCCCTTCAGATATCCGGCATTGCCCAAAGGATCTATATACAGGGCAAGCAGTCTGCCTGCCAGCAACCGGCTGCTCTCAGCCGCTGAGGAAGTTTCTGTCCCGCCCATCAATCCCAGATATGATCCGCCGTCGGAAATTGTATTGGTGGCGCTTTCGTAGTTGTAGCTGTTCAGTACACTTGTCGAGTACCAAATGTTGTTTGCCGGATTTTCGACCTCTAAAGCATGCTCGTAAGTCCCCATGACTCGGAAAGGCATTCCCGTCTTGCTTGCCCCAATCGTTGCGCCGTCGGCATCATACCAGAGGGATTGGGTTCCCCCGATCAGGATATCCCAAAGATCGCCTATATGGTCCGCATATGCAGCCTCGGAATAGGTCGTTTTATACCGGCCGGCATCGTCAAGATAACTCACAAATGCCAGGGGTGTTTGCGCATAGCTCCCGATTCCGATATCGGAAAGCTGATAGTTGCCAGCGTCGTCGTATGTCCCGGTTATCGTTCCGGCGCCGGAACCAAGCCGTGTTTTTGAAAGATAATCCAACTGCGAGGTTCCCGAGAGGGTCTCGGCGCCGGCATCAGCGCTGACGGAGGCGATACCAAGCCAGTAGCCGCTTTCTGCATTTCCGCCGCCGGCGTAGATATTTCCCGTTTCATTCGGCGGGGGATTTCCACTGCCGGTCATGGCAATATTCCAGCCGCCCCAGTTATCGCCGGCAACTCCCACGGCATCGCCAGCGGCAGTTCCGGAAACACTGCCCGAGAAACCGGTAATTGTGCCGTCAAGGGAATAAATATCCAAAGTAAAGGAAACATCTTTTGAACTCTCATTGCCCGCCGCATCCGTTGCCGTCACGAGCAAGGTATGGGGCCCCTCGCTCAGGGCGGTCAAAGCGGTAGAAGCTACCACAACTCCGTCAAGTATGTAGGTGGTGGCTGTAACGGCGCTTGCGTCCGTCGTCGCTACGCCTATGTTCGCCGCCTTGATAGTCGAAAGGGCAGCCGGCGTTCCCGAAAGGGTAATTGTCGGCGCCGTGTAATCCGTCGTCCATGCATATTCCTTGGTTCCGGTGTTGCCCGCCGCATCCGTCGCCGTCACAACGAGGGTGTGAGACCCTTCGCTCAAACCGGTCAAATCAGCCGACGCCACTGGTTTTCCATCAAGCTGATAAGTGGTGGCAACGGCGCTTGCATCAGCCACCGCCACGCCGATGTTCGCCGCCGCTGCATTGGTCAGGGCCGCGGGCGTTCCCGAAAGCGTGATCGTCGGCGCCGTGTAGTCTGTAGTCCAGGCATATTCCTTGGTTCCGATATTGCCCGCCGCATCCGTCGCCGTCACCAGCAGGGTGTGAGGGCCTTCGCTCACGGCAGTCAAATTGGTCGACGTTACCAAAGCTCCGTCAAGCTGGTAGGTGGCTGTAACGGCGCTTGCGTCCGTCGTCGTCACGCCGATGTTGGCCGCCGCTGCATTGGTCAGGGCCGCGGGCGTTCCCGAAAGCGTGATCGTCGGCGCCGTGTAATCCGTCGTCCAACTGTAAGTCTGGGTCGCAACATTCCCCGCCGCGTCCGTCGCCGTCACCAGCAGGGTGTGAGCCTTCTCGCTCAGGGCAGTCAAGTCGGTCGAAGTTACCGAAACCCCGTCAAGCTGGTAGGTGGTTGTAACGGCGCTTGCGTCCGCCACCGCCACGCCGATGTTCGCCGCATTCACTTTGGTTACGGCTGAAGGCGTTCCCGAAAAAGTGATTGTCGGCGCCGTGTAATCCGTGGCCCAAGCATATTCTTTGGAGGCAGAGTTGCCCGCCGCATCCGTCGCCGTCACAACGAGGGTGTGAGACCCTTCGCTCAAACCGGTCAAAGCGGATGACGCGATCGCAACCCCGTCAAGTCTGTAGGTAGTTGTGACGGCGCTTGCGTC harbors:
- a CDS encoding FecR domain-containing protein, with translation MKRISVILSLLALLVVLPGFAQAAPVAKFTSIEGNVDVTTPGKAAVKANMGDPLNVGDIIRTKSKSKCEITFMDGSILRLAESSRLRVTEFSQEKEKRNATVDLFRGKVHNIVKAVGGQSKYEVRTPTAVCGVRGTQFYTYYQSGVSGAVVTEGTVYAYSSNKPGEVRMIGVGQAMVVKDANTPPTVRKATPKEVEQHQKDTKPAEKAKEEAKKDEEKKPEELAAKTGEGKKEEAKQEEKKEEQKPEAKADEKPAETKAADEPLETKAEESTTQKDSQPLGAGTPAPEANKPTEEAPKIVLASDNAAQREQSAIVDIVGRTTNETSTASSFLQPTLAPMPVPTIPDVPIVPPIADAAPPVITMTVNPDKFTNDNSATFIFKTDEKAAIKYRVDDGGWVEDTKYDTEFVVNLQTLAEKAHALIVEARDEAGNTATKEYSWATDYTAPTITLSGTPAVLTNAAAANIGVAVADASAVTTTYRLDGVAIASSALTGLSEGSHTLVVTATDAAGNSASKEYAWATDYTAPTITFSGTPSAVTKVNAANIGVAVADASAVTTTYQLDGVSVTSTDLTALSEKAHTLLVTATDAAGNVATQTYSWTTDYTAPTITLSGTPAALTNAAAANIGVTTTDASAVTATYQLDGALVTSTNLTAVSEGPHTLLVTATDAAGNIGTKEYAWTTDYTAPTITLSGTPAALTNAAAANIGVAVADASAVATTYQLDGKPVASADLTGLSEGSHTLVVTATDAAGNTGTKEYAWTTDYTAPTITLSGTPAALSTIKAANIGVATTDASAVTATTYILDGVVVASTALTALSEGPHTLLVTATDAAGNESSKDVSFTLDIYSLDGTITGFSGSVSGTAAGDAVGVAGDNWGGWNIAMTGSGNPPPNETGNIYAGGGNAESGYWLGIASVSADAGAETLSGTSQLDYLSKTRLGSGAGTITGTYDDAGNYQLSDIGIGSYAQTPLAFVSYLDDAGRYKTTYSEAAYADHIGDLWDILIGGTQSLWYDADGATIGASKTGMPFRVMGTYEHALEVENPANNIWYSTSVLNSYNYESATNTISDGGSYLGLMGGTETSSAAESSRLLAGRLLALYIDPLGNAGYLKGNMTGNAYPAIGMFAMDGSLAREQIKPAAEVGVAASELMNSKYWGYMNASLGGIFQDGSAYVGSLTASNNYSETFAIANWTTNVAQNWGIYGLTLYGSYETPAAVWGARMGGEGAFGAYPYTSAGTTYPLLDGDWGYSLSTINDGAWADGKISGAVDGRFLTHAKAGTMAGDLLGAYNTGDNTWEAVSLGTWTGTELSHVSDFYSGLMAQTRHYTGSYSYEDNGYYSYDYYTDNHYGHIYYRRPDPGITSYDVTYNQDGTWTKTLYSYSIASGYTATGTETGTLTQGTDISFIAAAADANYASASSNNYPYQYNDGSLTALLGGTDTLWTAAQATPAKLTMMGTYSSASALPHIWGGGYGYGNIASRNYMNDSGVTYDGGAYTGYLAGTEINRAMDARLVALYIDPAGNAGYLKGALAGTAYPEIGMLAMDGSAYPTQMTADPGIAPGEMVSHLTESGYYSYYDIGLAGAFDTGGKIVSDSNYSYESGFQTMSLVNHEMNRAEPWGIYGLGMSGLLEAPAAWTAWAAKAGGRGNFGAYNAANNYYGSYGYTDGGSYSYNYYTDNRSGHVAYMIPDPAITSYEITYNHDGSYMKIYYTYGEVPEIGGIDYYPTEVVTGTGFPDAGLSSIRTAEDPLNATLESESKNGVHDPDEGYWLAEITDGKAEGNKLTGTVNGRFITRTKMGNASVTAGALFGTGITGDLLGTYNTADDTWQAVSLGSWSGTPLAFGGEEDSWSSAFWQYRYPGYPEDPPLDSLTYGGQLMSQGFLQGLIGGTDTLFGSFDAALGNYPAVTLAGIGIYGNSEKFPLFLARFNGKNMIDETVATNGNVLFFSGVNLFDADGVPTSLAGNMGGLYWKKNPDDGKYELGVLSVGSGAMANLYPHPNLDYMGVADVNGMWELAPKTKLQAYSLFSGLSFTADPVLSDNAIGMFDNSNLSAEITEKMTNGYWKLWERHAREMRIADLSDLTVVAELTGGGYKSVVPPEAGARFNQADGFRYDVTEITGVDEANKLFTATTAAARIVPDEGNGGFTSIAGGVVKGSFDPVTATWRAAALLTGMETKAFLTKVSSMNDAQKQAFYDATKIPAFTVGTTDLRGQGSVIDMGVSDASRGIVNATFLAASTGGRPQLWASGNVNGAYTTTPEPGSTSVSLAGYQVGTGVANGITATFNIQSWDATKWGATVTSGSVPANTVTFTYPNAATTGLNFQGGAAGSISATTTTTGTFSGTAAGVVK